The sequence below is a genomic window from Mycobacteroides abscessus ATCC 19977.
TGTGGTCGTCGGATTGGGTATGGCATGGGGGTCCATCGCCGGGTACGCGATCAACCCGGCCCGTGACTTCGGTCCACGGCTCGCGTCCTATCTCACCGGTTTCGATACGGCCTTTCTGGACCAGCACGGTGCCCAGTACTGGTGGGTGCCGATCGTCGGGCCGTTCATCGGTGGTCTGGTGGGCGCCGCGCTATACCGGTACCTGGTCGAACCATTCCTACCCGCAGATGATCCTGTAACCCAATCACCTTCGCATACCGAGGAGTTCGCCAATGGCTGATTTCGTGGCATCGATCGACCAAGGCACTACCAGCACACGCGCCATGATCTTCAACCACAGGGGCGAGGAAGTGGGCCGCCATCAGCTGGAGCATCAGCAACTGCTGCCACGGGCGGGCTGGGTGGAACACAACCCGGTGGAGATCTGGGAGCGCACCTGGTCGGTGTTGGCCACGTCTCTCAATGTGACCGGGCTATCGGCCGGTGATCTCGCTGCCGTCGGGGTGACCAATCAGCGTGAGACCACCTTGGTGTGGAACCGCCACACTGGTAGGCCGTACTGCAATGCCATCGTGTGGCAGGACACCCGCACCGACAAGATCGCCGCGGCACTGGACCGCGACGGGCGTGGTGACATCATTCGGCGGAAGGCCGGACTACCTCCCGCCACTTACTTTTCGGGCGGGAAGCTGCAATGGATTCTGGAGAACGTCGAGGGGGTGCGGCGGGATGCGGAGAATGGTGACGCGCTCTTCGGGACGCCCGACAGCTGGGTGATCTGGAATCTCACCGGCGGTGTCCGCAGCGGGGTACATGTCACCGATGTGACAAATGCCAGTCGCACCATGTTGATGAACCTGGAGACCCTGGACTGGGATGACGAGCTGTTGTCGTTCTTTTCCATTCCGCGCCAGATGCTTCCGCCGATCAAGGCGTCGTCGCCGGTGGAGCCGTTCGGCTTCACGACGCAGCTGGGTCCGCTGGGCGGAGAGGTTCCCATCGCCGGCGATCTGGGTGATCAGCAGGCCGCGATGGTGGGGCAGGTGTGCCTGAACCCCGGCGAGGCCAAGAACACCTACGGCACCGGAAACTTCTTGCTACTCAACACCGGTGAGGAACTGGTCCATTCGAGCAATGGGCTGTTGACCACCGTCTGTTATCAATTCGGCGACAACAAGCCGGTGTATGCGCTGGAGGGATCGATCGCGGTGACGGGCTCCGCGGTGCAGTGGCTGCGCGACCAGCTGGGCATCATCAGCGGTGCCTCGCAAAGCGAGGACCTGGCGCGCCAGGTCGAGGACAACGGCGGCGTCTATTTCGTGCCGGCCTTTTCCGGGCTGTTCGCGCCGTACTGGCGATCGGATGCACGCGGCGCCATCGTGGGTCTGTCCCGGTTCAACACCAACGCGCACCTGGCGCGCGCGACACTCGAAGCCATCTGTTACCAGAGCCGGGAAGTGGTCGAGGCCATGGAGGCGGACTCGGGTGTGCGGATGGAGGTGCTCAAGGTCGATGGCGGTATCACCGCCAACAAGCTCTGCATGCAGATCCAAGCCGACACCCTGGGTGTGGACGTCGTCAAACCCGTTGTCGCCGAGACTACTGCGCTGGGCGCGGCGTACGCGGCGGGCTTGGCCGTGGGTTTCTGGAAGGACGCCGACGACCTGCGGCGCAACTGGCAGGAAGACGAACGCTGGAGCTCGTCGATCACGGACGAGAAGCGCGCCGAGGGTTTCGCGGGCTGGAAGAAAGCCGTGCAGCGCACGCTGGACGGGGTGGACGTCTAAAGCAGTGTGCCGAGTGTCGGCTTTTCGGACAGTTCTCGAACTGTCGCCCGAAAAGCCGACACTCGACGGCGTTGAGCTAGTCGGTTTCACCCAAGATGCCGTAGATCTGCTTGCGTGCAGAATTTACGATCTCGATGATCCGCTGCTGTTGTTCGGGCGAGGCGGCGTGCGCCGACTGCGCGACGGCGCCCATCAGCTGGCCGAGGGCTGAACGAAGATCGAGCACCGACGGGTCGGCGTCTTCGTTGATCTTCTCCCAGGGCGGGGTGTCCAGCTTCTCCGCTGCAGCCGTGCCTTCTTCGGTCAGCTCGAACTGCTTGCGGCTACTGCCGCCTTCGGTCTCGGTGATGAGTCCCTCGTCGACGAGCAGTTGCAGGGTCGGGTACACCGAACCGGGGCTCGGCCGCCAGATGTTGTTACTGCGCTCGGCGATCTCACGAATCATCTCGTAGCCGTGCATGGGGCGCTCGGCGAGCAGTGCCAAGATCGCGGCCCGGACATCGCCACGCTGGCCACGCCCCCGCCCGCGTCCGCGAGGTTGTTCACCGAAACCGAAGCCGAATCCCGGGCCGAAGCCACGCCCGAATCCCGGCCCGAAGCCACGGTCCATGAAGGCGCCGGGGCCGCGACGGCCCGCCCACGCCTGCTCGTGAAACTCGCCGCGAGGATCGCATTCGTGCCGGCGGCTGCCGTGGCGACGGCCCCGCAGGCCCGGTCCGCGACCGGTGGGGTCAAAACCGAATCCAAAACCAAATGGTGTGTCGGGCCGAAACTGTTCGGCCCTTTCTTCATGGGAAGTCATGTGTCTCTCCTTGAGTACTGGGGAGGGCTAGTTCGCCTCTCGATAGATAACGATATATCGGAATCGATCGTGATGCAACGAAAACTTTCGACACTGATTCACGGACATTTGGGGCCCCCTCCCAGCTAGCCGCCGTAGGGTGACCGCCATGACGGTGAAGTGGCTGGATAAGCCCGAGGATCACGACTACCAAGCGGCCACGGATTACCTGACGCTCGTCGGTGAGGCGGATCTGGTGAAGCGGACGGTGAAGGCGCTGCGCAATGCGACGCTGGAGTATCGCAAGGCCAAGGACATCTTGCGGGCGGCACGCCTGGAGATGCTGCCCAAGACAAATGCCCATGTGGCCCGTGACCTGGCGAAGATAGCCAAGGACAAGGCGCTGTCGCCGATCCTGCTGGTGCGCGGCGACGCGCGCAGCGGAGCCCGCCTGGAAATCGCCGATGGTTATCACCGGGTGTGCGCCAGCTATATATCCGACGAAAACACTGACATTCCTTGCCATCTCGTCTCGTGGCAGTAGTTCCATGAGTGGATTTGGATTCCCGACCCTGGCGATTGTCGTTATTGTCGGGATGATCGGGCCGCTGCTCGCGCTCAACACGCGACTGCGGATTCCAGTCGTCATCGGGGAACTGCTCGCTGGAATTGTCATCGGACGCACCGGGTTCGGTTGGATCGACGCCTTTGACCCGACCTTCAAAATGTTCGCCGACGTGGGGTTCGCGCTGGTCATGTTCGTGGCGGGCACCCATGTTCCGGTGCGTGACAAGACCATGCGGGCATCGCTACCTCAGGCGGCGCTGCGCGCGATCGTGGTCGGTGCGGTGGCCGCGGTGCTGGGTGTGCTGTTGGCCAACGTGTTCCATACCGGGCATGCACCGCTGTACGCGGTCCTCATCGCCTCCTCGTCGGCGGCGCTGGTGCTGCCGGTCATTGACTCGCTGGGACTCGGCGGCCCCAAGGTGCTGATCACCACCGCGCAGGTGGCCATTGCCGATACTGCCTCGATTATCTTGTTGCCGTTGGTTATCGACCTCAAACATGCGCCGCGCGCGGCGGTCGGCGCGGTCGCCGTGGCCGCCTGCGCGGGCATCGTCTTCGTGATCCTGCATGCGTTGGATCAGGCCGGGAAGCTGGATCGGTTCCACGACTACTCGAAACAACGCCGCGTCGCGATGGAACTGCGCATCAGCCTGGCCATCGTCTTCGGCCTCGCCGCCCTGGCCGTGGAAACCCACGTCTCGATCATGCTGGCGGGTTTCGCGCTCGGTCTGGTCGTAGCCGGTATCGGGGAACCACGCCGCCTTGCCAAGCAGCTCTTCGGTTTCACCGAAGGTTTCTTCTCGCCCCTGTTCTTCGTGTGGCTGGGGGCGTCGCTACACGTGCGCGAGCTCGGTGAAAATCCCAAGCTCATCCTGCTGGGTGTCGGTTTGGGTGTCGCGGCGGTGCTGGCCCATCTGGTTGTACGGATCTTTGGTCAGCCGCTACCGCTGGGCGCGTTGGCGGCTGCCCAGCTGGGGGTGCCCATCGCCGCGGCGGCGATCGGTGAACAGCAGCAGTCACTGATTCACGGCGAGGCTTCCGCGCTCATTCTCGGTGCGTTGGTCACGATTGCCGCGGCGACGGTCGGTGGCTCGCTGTATGCGAAGACGTCCCAGGGCAATCAGCCGGGCGTGGCGAAACCCGAACGTCCCGTGGACGATTCGGAAGGCTCCGGTGCCGGTGGTGGTGCGGAGGGCGCCGGTGGTGGTGTCGCCGGATAGTCCGGTCGCATCTGTGCCAACGCGCGTCGGTGCCGCTCGGCCAGCACCGCGGCGAGCATGAACTGAGGCGGCGTGCCGGGCGGCGGTGGCGGCGCGATGCTGGCGAGCACGTCGGTGGAGATCTGGTAGAGCATCTGGTCTCGAGTGTGCGGTGCCAACTGCCCCGCGCGGTTGAGGAACTGACGGGCCAGATCGGCCTGGTCGCTCGTCAGCCCGGACAGCTGCAGGCTCTGAGCCCACTGGGCCAGCTGCGGCGGCATCATCGGCGGCGGAGGAAGTTTGGGGCCGCGCTCGCTGATCACCATGGTGCCCGCGAAGATGTCGCCGAGCCGCTTGCCCTTGGTCGAGGCCAGGCTGGCGATGACCGCCGGCGCACCCATGAACATGAAAATCTCCACCACGGCGGACAGGGCACGGATGACGGCCTGCCGCAGGCGCTCCGGGCCACCGTCGTCGGACACCACGCGTAACCCCATGGCCATCTTGCCCAGTGAGCGGCCCCGGGTGGCCATTTCCCAAATAACCGGATAGCCCACCAGGGCCAGCACCGAATAGACGATGCTCAGCGCACCGGTCAGGGCCGCGTCGAACTGAGAGAGCGAGAACGCGACCACGAAGATGCCGCCGTACAGCACGATCATCTGGACAAAGATGTCGATGAACGCGGACACCACTCGCACCGGAAGCTGGGCCACCTTGACGTCCAGGACAACCGCATCGCCCGTCACCAACTCCGACATCACTCGAGACTACTAGTATTTGCCAGATGGACGTGGACGCATTCGTCGCCACCCACCGGGGGACATGGGATCGGTTGGAAGAGCTGCTCAAGCGCAGGCAGCGGCTGAGCGGTCCCGAGATCGATGAGCTGGTCGACCTGTACCAAAAGGTGTCGACTCAGCTGTCCACGGTGCGGTCGGCCTCGGGCGATCCGGCGTTGGTCGGACGGCTCTCGACGTTGGTTGCCCGGGCGCGCTCGGCGGTCACCGGTGAGCATGCCCCGCTGTGGCGTCACTTCATCCATTTCTGGACGGTGTCCTTTCCTGTTGTCGCCTATCGCAGTTGGCGCTGGTGGCTTGGTGCGACGCTCGGCTCGATGGCGGTGGCCGTGGCCGTCGGTGTCTGGGTGATGCATTCACCGGAGCTGCAATCGGTGATCGGGACACCCGATGAGATCGCGCACCTGGTCAACGAGGACTTCGAAAACTATTACAGCGAGCACCCCGCCGCAGCCTTCGCGCTGCACGTGTGGATCAACAACTCCTGGGTGGCGGCCCAGTGCATCATCTTCGCCATATTGCTGGGCCTTCCGATCCCGTACGTCTTGTTCATGAACGCGGCGAACGTGGGCGTGGCAGGTGGGCTGATGATCGCGGCGGGACGTGGCGACGTGTTCTTCGGCCTGATCCTTCCGCACGGCCTGTTGGAACTGACCGCCGTGTTCCTGGCCGCAGGTGCCGGAATGCGACTGGGATGGAAGGTGATCGATCCCGGCGACCGGCCGCGCGCTCAGGTGCTCGCCGAGCAGGGGCGCGCAGTCATGTCGGTCGCAGGCGGCCTGGTGGCGGTACTGCTGGTCAGCGGTCTCATCGAGGCGCTGGTCACCCCGTCCCCGCTACCGACCTTCGCCCGCATCGGAATTGGTGTGAGCGCCGAGGCGCTGTTCCTGGCGTATGTGCTGATTCTGGGCCGTCGCGGGGTAGCTGCCAACGAATCCGGCGACATCGAGAACGCCCCGGACTACGCCCCGGCCGCGTGAGCGTTATAGGCGCCCGGAAGCCTTCAACGACAGATAGCGGTCGGCAAGCGCCGGTGCGATCTCGTCGGGCGGTGCGTCGACGACCTCGACACCCTGGCGCCGCAACAGCGTGACGATGCGGCGGCGACCGCCGCGTGTCCGTTCCGCGGCGGCAGCGTCATACACCTGCTCGGCATCCAGTGACCGGATATTTCCCGGACCGGTGGCATTCGCGGGTGTCACCATGTCTTCGACACGCGGATCGCTGACAGCTGCCACCAGGAGGTGATGATGAGTGGTCAACTGGGATAGCAGTGGCAGCAGTCCCTCTTCCAGAGCAGCCGGATTCAGATCGGTCAGCAGCACGATCAGCGAGCGGTGGCGTGATCTGCGGCGGATGGTGGAGACCAGGCCGCGGGCATCGGACTCGACAAGGGAGGGCTCCAGCGGAGCCATCGCGTTGACCACCAAGGGAAGCAGCTCGTTGCGCGAGGCCCCGGATACTTGGGCGCGCACCCCGCGGTCGTGAGCCAGGAAGTCCACCCGGTCGCCCGCACGAGACGCCAGTGCCACCAACAGCAATGCGGCATCCATAGCCCAATCCAGCCGGGGCCAGCCCGATGGATCGCCCGATGTCGGATCGACGCCGATGCGGCCCGCCGAGGTACGACCGGTGTCCAGCACCACCAGGATGCGGCGGTCGCGTTCCGGCCGCCATGTGCGCACCACCACGTCGTTGCGCCGCGCACTGGCGCGCCAGTCGATGGACCGGACGTCGTCGCCGACGACATATTCACGCAGGGAATCGAATTCGGTGCCCTGACCGCGAATCAGGACCGGGATGGCGCCCTCGAGCTCGCGTAGTTTGGCCAACCGCGACGGCAGATGCTTGCGACTCAGGAAGGGCGGCAGCACCCGTAACTGCCACGGGACATCGTGACGTCCCTGCCGCCCCGCTATCCCGAGTGGTCCGATCGTGCGCACCGTCACGGTCGCGGGCTTGTGGTCACCACGGCGTAACGGACGCAATGTCGTAACAATCTGAGTGCGCTCGCCGGACCGCAGATCCACGCGGTGCGCGCGCGGTGCGGCCCGCATGCTCGGTGCCCAACTGTCGCGGACCCAACCACGCAGCCGGCGGCCGGGATTCTGGGCTAGCAGCACGATCTCGGCGGATTCGCCGAGCCGGATGGAGTCGGGACCGGATCGGGTGAACGTGAGTCGGCGCGGGCTGGCGGCGGCAGCGATATCGACGGCAATCAATAGCGCGAGGGCCAGCAGTAGTAGCCAGAACAACCGAACCGGCCAGGGCGACACCAGGATCAGCAGCGTACTGAGTGCCGCCACCAATCCCGCGCGTCCGGTGAGAACCACTAGCGCGGCACCGGAACAGTGACGAGGATTCCGTCCAGGACCCGATCCGAGGTGGCGCCCTCCAACTCGGCCTCGGGACGCAGGCCGATGCGATGGCGCAGGGTCGGGCGGGCCATGGCCTTGACATCGTCGGGGGTGACATAGTTACGGCCGGAGAGCCAAGCCCAGGCACGCGATGTCGCCAGCAGGGCCGTGGCAGCGCGCGGAGATGCGCCGAGCTGCAATGAAGGTGACTGGCGGGTCGCCCGGATCACATCGACCACGTAGGCAAGTACCTCGGGTGCCACCAGCACCTGACCAACTGCCGCGCGGCCTGCCGCCAGATCCGCGGCGGAGGCCACCGGGGTGACATGTGACAGGTTTCGGGGATCGAAGCCGTGGGCGTGCCGGTCCAAGATGGCGATCTCTTGATCGCGTTCGGGCAGAGAGACGTTGAGCTTCATCAGGAAGCGATCGAGCTGGGCTTCGGGCAGCTGATATGTGCCCTCGTACTCGATGGGGTTCTGGGTGGCCGCAACGATGAACGGATCGGGCAGGGGACGCGGGGTGCCATCCACGGTGACCTGACGTTCCTCCATGGCCTCCAACAGTGCTGCCTGTGTCTTCGGCGGGGTCCGGTTGATCTCGTCGGCGAGCAGCAGATTGGTGAATACCGGGCCAGCACGGAACTCGAACGCCGCGGTGCGCGCGTCGTAGACCAGGGAGCCGGTGACGTCGCCCGGCATGAGGTCGGGGGTGAACTGCACACGCTTGAAGTCGAGGGACAGCGCGGCCGAGAGTGTGCGCACCAAAAGGGTTTTCGCGACACCGGGCACACCCTCCAGGAGCACGTGGCCGCGGCACAGCAGCGCGACAACCAGGCCGCTGACCACCGAGTCCTGTCCGACGACCACGATGGCTATTTGTTCACGCAATGCGGCCAGGGCGTTGCGTGCGGTCTCCCCGGAACTCCCGGTGGTAGTTGCCTGTGTCACGATTCGCGGACCTGCCTTTCCAGAACGTCGAGTTGCTGAGTCAGATTGGTGAGCTGCTGATCGTCCGAGGGGGCGGGACCGAACAGCACATGGTGAACTTCCGTGGGATCGCGGCCGATTCGTTGTGCGATGGTGGCGGTCACGACCTGGGGTGCTCCGTCGACCGGAAGCCCGAGGCGGCGCACGATTCGGTACGTGGCCGCTTCGCGCAGTGACTCGGAGGCAAGGTCGCGGGCCCGGCGGGACCGATAGAGCCGCCCGCGTCCCTCTGTTGTTTCCGAGGCCCGCACGATCACGGGAAGTTTTTCGGCGATAACGGGACCCAGACGGCGGCCGCGCCAGATGGCGAGCAGGAGCACCACAATGCAGAGCTGCCAGATGGCCATGTTCACCTGATCGGGAATCAGGTCGCCCATTGATTTCGGTTTGGCGCTGGCGCCGACCTTCGGCCGCTCGGGAACGTACCAAACCAGGTGGGCGCTTCGACCGGCCAGATTCATGGCGAGCGCGGCGTTACCCTGTTTGTCCAGCTGCTTGTTGGAAAGCAGGGTGTCGTCGCCGAGCACGGTGATGGTGCGGTCGCCATCCCGGTAGCGCAGCAGCGTGCCGCCGTAGCAGCTGATGCGGCCGGGACCAGGGTCGGTGAACGTGTACTCGGGGCCCAAGTATGTCTGAATCGCACCGGCCTGCCTGGCCTCCCGTAGATCGCAGCCCGGCTCCACGAGTTCGTCGTCCTGATACGAGCGGATGCGCACCTGCGCGGCCAGCCGCTCGCGGGTGTCGGAGTAGGGCGCGAGCATCAGGCGATCGCCCGGTAGTTCGGCCAGGGAGTCCAGGATGTTGTCGGAGAGGTAGCCGTTGTCCAGCACCATGAGTTGGCCGTCGGGGCGCATAGCGGCGCGCACCTCGCCGATGGTGGTGGCACGTGTGACGGTGACGCCATGGTCGCGAAGCAGTTGAGCCAGGGCGTGCCCGCCGCGTTGCGTTACGGCATCCGGATCCAGGTAGCCCTCGGGCCGAGGCGGTTTGGACAGGATAAGCCCGGTGATGACGATGGCGACCAGGGCGGCCAGGGCCCATGCCAAGGTGCGCCAGCGGTCTCGCAGGCGCGGCGATGTGGCAGTACTGATCGTCACCGCACCGCCTCCCACCCCGTCGTGCCTGATTCTGCGGCGGATGCGAGGACCGGGGCGTCACGGATGTGATCATCCAGGTCTGCGATCTTGCGATAGGACTGCTCTGTGCCCGGCCTATCGCCGTAGCTCACGTCGTTGAAGATTTCCGCTGCGGCGCGGAACTCCGCTGCCAATGAGGGCAATTCACGCCCGGCATCGGCTGCCAGCTCGTTGGCGGTACGACCCGGTACCGGTGTGAGGATCGTGCGCTCTTCGAGCTGGCGGGCCACGGCACGCAGTCGGTGGCGGATCGCCGAGGACCAATCGCCTTGGGACGCGGCGAGTTCGGCGGCCGCCCGATGCTCCGCCGCGGTGAGCTCACCGGATTCAAAGAGCCCGAAGTCGGCGCCACCCCTGGTCCGTACCGCGCGGCGGGCAATGCGGACCAGCAATACGGCGGCCGCGATCACGACGAGTGTGGTCACGAGAATGGTGAACCAGCCGCCGGGCAACTCGCCGGCCCGGAACTCCAGATAGTCCAGCTGATCGAAGATCCAGTTGATCAGGCGGTCGATCGGTGACGGGTGTTCGTAGATCGGTTTGGCCAGTTCGCGATGGGCGGCCTCGGCCGCAGAGTCGCGGTCGATATCGATGGCCGGCATTACACCTGAACCGGGGGACGCATGGGCAGCCACAGGGAATCGGGATCGATACCCGGCTGGCCGAGTCGCTCGCGCGTTCTGGCCTCGGTCTGCAATACCAGGTCCAGCGCCTCGGTACGCATCCGCTGGTCGGTGTAGAGCAGCACGTTCACCGCCGCCTTGAACGGCAGGGAGATGATCTGCGCGATCACGGCCCCGACTGCGGCGAGCGCGAAGATGAGCAGCATCTTGGGGCCGAGATTGTTGGGATCACTGCCGGCGAATGCCGCGACTTCCCCGACGAGGATGAAGGGCATGCCGATGATCATCGAGACGAATCCCACGATGAATCCGGTGAGTACCAGGATGCCCAGCAGCCGCCAGAAACCCTTGCGTACCAGCGAGACCGAGCGGCCGATCGCGCCGAAGACGCTCTGTTGTTCCAGGATCAGCACGGAGGGAACGAGACTGAACACGGGGATGAGATAGAGGTAGAACAAGAAGTAGGCCAGGGCCAACAGCAGCCCGGCGGGAATCGCGCCCGCGGGACCGACGGTGAGCGCCAAGCCGACCACCACCGCAACGCCGAATCCGAGAACCACGGCGAACAGCACCAGCTCGACAACGGCGACGCCAAGGAGAGCCCAGATGCGCGGCTTGGCACGCTGCCAGGCTTCCTTGATGGTGGTGCGCTCACCGAAGACGGATCGGCCGATGGTGACGGTCAGCATTCCGCTCAAGATGATGGTGACCAGGGAGGTGACCACGGCACCGATCAGCTGGCCCCCGATGTAGCCGAGGCCGAACGCTGCGCCGAACGAGTCTTCGGTGTTCTTGTCGAAGGACGCCGCACCCGTCAGGACTGCCGTCGCCGGTGCCGCCTGGATTCCGAAGATCAGGAGCTGACTGACGATGACGACGATGGCGGTAAGGCCGAGTGTGGTCTTGGGGTTGGCTCGGATGGCCGCGATGGCGCCGTTGTAGAGCGAGGATAAATCCAGCGGCCGTAGCGGGATGACACCCGGTTTCAGGGCCGGCGGCTCCGGCGTCACCCAGTAGGGCACTGCCGACGGATTCTGGTACCCGGGCGGCGGGGGTTGATATGCGAAACCCGGTGGCGGATACCCGGCTGTGCCGGCAGGGGGGTAGCCAGGGGCAGGCGGAGGGTAGGCGGGTGAGGGTCCCGGGGGTAGCGGAGACGGAGTGACGCCCCCCTCGTCGTTGCTCATTTCTCTATTTTGGCGGTTGAGGACGTTTCTGGCAATTGCCTCCCATTTCTCATGTCAATACCCTTGACATATGTCAGGCGGGTTGACACTCTGGGGATATGACTGACAAGACCGCTACAGAGGAATTCGACCTCGCGTTTGACGCCGCGTACCGCGGCGAGGCGCCCGACGGTCGGGGTGCCCGGCCGCCGTGGAGCATCGGTGAACCGCAGCCCGAGATTGCGATGCTGATCGCCGAGGGCAAGGTGCGCGGGGAAGTGTTGGATGCGGGTTGCGGCGAGGCGGCGACCTCGTTGTATCTGGCCGAGGTGGGGCACACCACCGTGGGGCTGGACTCAGCGCCCAAGGCCATCGAGTTGGCGAAAGGTTATGCGGCGGAGCGCGGTTTGACCAATGCGAGTTTTGCCGTCGCCGATATCTCGTCATTCACCGGGTATGACGGGCGCTTTGACACCATCATCGATTCGACGCTGTTCCACTCGATGCCCGTTGGGCTGCGTGCGGGCTACCAGCGTTCGATCGTCCGTGCTGCCGCGCCCGGTGCGCGTTACTACGTGCTGGTATTCGACCGGGCCGCGTTCCCCGCGGAGTCTCCCGTCAATGCCGTCACCGAAAACGAACTGCGGGATGCGGTTTCGAAGTATTGGGCCATCGACGAGATCCGTCCGGCGAAGATCTACGCGAACTTCAACGGGTTCGAACCCGGGGTAGCGCGGGGCTTCGCCCGGCACGAGATCGAGCCCGACGGCCGGGCGTCGGTGGCCGCGTGGTTGCTCTCGGCACACCTGGCGGGCTAGAAGCGGCGGATGAACCGCTCAGGATGGTGGTGATCATTCGTGCGGGACTGGCCGGTGTCGAGGTGCGGTGGCGGAATCCATTCGGTAATCCCGTCACTGCGGCGCTTTCGGGTGGTCCAGCCCTGTTGGAGCAGCCGATGGTGTGGGCCGCAGGCGAAGGTCAGATTATCGATGTCGGTGGGCCCGTCGTCGCGCCAGTCGTCGACGTGATGAACCTGGCAGAGGTAACCGGGCACGGTACATCCGGGCG
It includes:
- the glpK gene encoding glycerol kinase GlpK, which produces MADFVASIDQGTTSTRAMIFNHRGEEVGRHQLEHQQLLPRAGWVEHNPVEIWERTWSVLATSLNVTGLSAGDLAAVGVTNQRETTLVWNRHTGRPYCNAIVWQDTRTDKIAAALDRDGRGDIIRRKAGLPPATYFSGGKLQWILENVEGVRRDAENGDALFGTPDSWVIWNLTGGVRSGVHVTDVTNASRTMLMNLETLDWDDELLSFFSIPRQMLPPIKASSPVEPFGFTTQLGPLGGEVPIAGDLGDQQAAMVGQVCLNPGEAKNTYGTGNFLLLNTGEELVHSSNGLLTTVCYQFGDNKPVYALEGSIAVTGSAVQWLRDQLGIISGASQSEDLARQVEDNGGVYFVPAFSGLFAPYWRSDARGAIVGLSRFNTNAHLARATLEAICYQSREVVEAMEADSGVRMEVLKVDGGITANKLCMQIQADTLGVDVVKPVVAETTALGAAYAAGLAVGFWKDADDLRRNWQEDERWSSSITDEKRAEGFAGWKKAVQRTLDGVDV
- a CDS encoding PadR family transcriptional regulator, giving the protein MTSHEERAEQFRPDTPFGFGFGFDPTGRGPGLRGRRHGSRRHECDPRGEFHEQAWAGRRGPGAFMDRGFGPGFGRGFGPGFGFGFGEQPRGRGRGRGQRGDVRAAILALLAERPMHGYEMIREIAERSNNIWRPSPGSVYPTLQLLVDEGLITETEGGSSRKQFELTEEGTAAAEKLDTPPWEKINEDADPSVLDLRSALGQLMGAVAQSAHAASPEQQQRIIEIVNSARKQIYGILGETD
- a CDS encoding cation:proton antiporter, coding for MSGFGFPTLAIVVIVGMIGPLLALNTRLRIPVVIGELLAGIVIGRTGFGWIDAFDPTFKMFADVGFALVMFVAGTHVPVRDKTMRASLPQAALRAIVVGAVAAVLGVLLANVFHTGHAPLYAVLIASSSAALVLPVIDSLGLGGPKVLITTAQVAIADTASIILLPLVIDLKHAPRAAVGAVAVAACAGIVFVILHALDQAGKLDRFHDYSKQRRVAMELRISLAIVFGLAALAVETHVSIMLAGFALGLVVAGIGEPRRLAKQLFGFTEGFFSPLFFVWLGASLHVRELGENPKLILLGVGLGVAAVLAHLVVRIFGQPLPLGALAAAQLGVPIAAAAIGEQQQSLIHGEASALILGALVTIAAATVGGSLYAKTSQGNQPGVAKPERPVDDSEGSGAGGGAEGAGGGVAG
- a CDS encoding RDD family protein, whose product is MRVVSAFIDIFVQMIVLYGGIFVVAFSLSQFDAALTGALSIVYSVLALVGYPVIWEMATRGRSLGKMAMGLRVVSDDGGPERLRQAVIRALSAVVEIFMFMGAPAVIASLASTKGKRLGDIFAGTMVISERGPKLPPPPMMPPQLAQWAQSLQLSGLTSDQADLARQFLNRAGQLAPHTRDQMLYQISTDVLASIAPPPPPGTPPQFMLAAVLAERHRRALAQMRPDYPATPPPAPSAPPPAPEPSESSTGRSGFATPG
- a CDS encoding stage II sporulation protein M, producing MDVDAFVATHRGTWDRLEELLKRRQRLSGPEIDELVDLYQKVSTQLSTVRSASGDPALVGRLSTLVARARSAVTGEHAPLWRHFIHFWTVSFPVVAYRSWRWWLGATLGSMAVAVAVGVWVMHSPELQSVIGTPDEIAHLVNEDFENYYSEHPAAAFALHVWINNSWVAAQCIIFAILLGLPIPYVLFMNAANVGVAGGLMIAAGRGDVFFGLILPHGLLELTAVFLAAGAGMRLGWKVIDPGDRPRAQVLAEQGRAVMSVAGGLVAVLLVSGLIEALVTPSPLPTFARIGIGVSAEALFLAYVLILGRRGVAANESGDIENAPDYAPAA
- a CDS encoding DUF58 domain-containing protein produces the protein MVLTGRAGLVAALSTLLILVSPWPVRLFWLLLLALALLIAVDIAAAASPRRLTFTRSGPDSIRLGESAEIVLLAQNPGRRLRGWVRDSWAPSMRAAPRAHRVDLRSGERTQIVTTLRPLRRGDHKPATVTVRTIGPLGIAGRQGRHDVPWQLRVLPPFLSRKHLPSRLAKLRELEGAIPVLIRGQGTEFDSLREYVVGDDVRSIDWRASARRNDVVVRTWRPERDRRILVVLDTGRTSAGRIGVDPTSGDPSGWPRLDWAMDAALLLVALASRAGDRVDFLAHDRGVRAQVSGASRNELLPLVVNAMAPLEPSLVESDARGLVSTIRRRSRHRSLIVLLTDLNPAALEEGLLPLLSQLTTHHHLLVAAVSDPRVEDMVTPANATGPGNIRSLDAEQVYDAAAAERTRGGRRRIVTLLRRQGVEVVDAPPDEIAPALADRYLSLKASGRL
- a CDS encoding AAA family ATPase, producing the protein MTQATTTGSSGETARNALAALREQIAIVVVGQDSVVSGLVVALLCRGHVLLEGVPGVAKTLLVRTLSAALSLDFKRVQFTPDLMPGDVTGSLVYDARTAAFEFRAGPVFTNLLLADEINRTPPKTQAALLEAMEERQVTVDGTPRPLPDPFIVAATQNPIEYEGTYQLPEAQLDRFLMKLNVSLPERDQEIAILDRHAHGFDPRNLSHVTPVASAADLAAGRAAVGQVLVAPEVLAYVVDVIRATRQSPSLQLGASPRAATALLATSRAWAWLSGRNYVTPDDVKAMARPTLRHRIGLRPEAELEGATSDRVLDGILVTVPVPR
- a CDS encoding DUF4350 domain-containing protein, producing MTISTATSPRLRDRWRTLAWALAALVAIVITGLILSKPPRPEGYLDPDAVTQRGGHALAQLLRDHGVTVTRATTIGEVRAAMRPDGQLMVLDNGYLSDNILDSLAELPGDRLMLAPYSDTRERLAAQVRIRSYQDDELVEPGCDLREARQAGAIQTYLGPEYTFTDPGPGRISCYGGTLLRYRDGDRTITVLGDDTLLSNKQLDKQGNAALAMNLAGRSAHLVWYVPERPKVGASAKPKSMGDLIPDQVNMAIWQLCIVVLLLAIWRGRRLGPVIAEKLPVIVRASETTEGRGRLYRSRRARDLASESLREAATYRIVRRLGLPVDGAPQVVTATIAQRIGRDPTEVHHVLFGPAPSDDQQLTNLTQQLDVLERQVRES
- a CDS encoding DUF4129 domain-containing protein, which produces MPAIDIDRDSAAEAAHRELAKPIYEHPSPIDRLINWIFDQLDYLEFRAGELPGGWFTILVTTLVVIAAAVLLVRIARRAVRTRGGADFGLFESGELTAAEHRAAAELAASQGDWSSAIRHRLRAVARQLEERTILTPVPGRTANELAADAGRELPSLAAEFRAAAEIFNDVSYGDRPGTEQSYRKIADLDDHIRDAPVLASAAESGTTGWEAVR